The stretch of DNA tcagagattgatgctgttgtgtccttgggcaagacacttaacctgctttgcctgctggtggtggtcggagggactggtggcgcctgtgcacggcagcctcgcctctgtcagtgtgctccagagcagctatggctacatcatagctcatcaccatcagtgtgttaatgtgtgtgtgtgaatgactgattgtgttgtaatgtgccttggggggttgtagaaccctaagaaggcattatacaaatacagaacatttaccaaaacaagttacttttgctttacattgtccttatgtggtaaggatgtatataatgattcgcttccattttgaatttctaataaatatgatttgttattcagccgggtatactgtggttatgtcatggtgtttgaaaatattattctgtgtgcccctttttaaatttgagcacccgccccttcaaaggtctctgcacagccctggaccaagtcactgcttttcaagtcacaagtaagtcacaagtctttccattcAATTCTCGAGTCAAgttcaagtcaaagacaatcaagtccaagttgagtccaaagtcaatgatgtggaagtccaagtccttaactttgaattttcaagtcataatcaagtcatctgtccaacttcaatttaatggtaatgataataaatcaattccagaaataaaacttcttaaagcttcatttatttgctcaaacaagcagaaagtgcaactgaaactgattacaaagtgctgctgcatttagcagaccaAGATaaaacccagaacaaagaatgattgatgattttgtccatgtcgtgcaacttttgtgctaaaatatcaaacatgcgcaagtcatcatcaagtcaacagatgcaagtcgattcaagtcgcaggtcattggcgttcaagtctgagtcaagttgtaagtctttatagtttttatcaagtcaagtcagaagtcattaaaataattacttgagcctgactcgagtccaagtcatgtgacgcaagtccacacctctgcgaaGTAGTTATTTTTTTTACCACGCTGAATGATGTTATTAATTTGGTTAGTTTTTAAATAAGCTAAAGTTTAAAGCAGACCTGACATGCTTACTATTTGGTGGTAAAAATTATCTCTGGCAAACAAAAAGCTCCACGGATGTTCACTAAATCAGTTACAAACCAAAAGAGAGAATGCCGCTGAGCTGAGAGTAAATGGAGGAAAGTAACCTTCCTGATCACAATCAGTCCTACAGACAGCAGCTGCGTACTTGCAACTTTTAATTAAATAAGGCAGGACAATCCTTTTTCTCTTAAGAGATCAATAACAACATTGATAGTTCTCTTTTTTTTGCCACTGTCGAGAGGCTGAATAATCAACCAACACATTCGGCTCCTGATTTCATGTCCCAATCTAAGTGTAACGAGTTTGCATCCTTTTTCTATGAGAAAATCTTAAACATCGGATTGGCCATTCACTCTTCcatgttgtttctactgtacacaCACCCTCTTGGACTGATAGataattgattcttttcataatgtctcttatcacctatatgcagatgacattctgcTGTACTGTTCCCTTAAGTATTCTGAGCTCTGCAAACTGTGTGAATTactagtgtctatcagctatcaccagctggctagaagataacttccttcagttaaacactgaaaagactgaatgtctgatcattgcccctgaaagcatggttcccctgatagaCAAAAACCTGGTTATTTAACTTCTGCCATCAAGACAAACTCAaagaatttgggtgttgtttttgaccagtcaatgtctcttgaaggccactcaaaaacattggtccgaaactgtttttaatACTTACGGAATATCTCCaagctgcgaaggttggtgtcacaacataaacttgaaatggttctctatgcctttatctcctcccatctagattactgtaacacactcttagcatgttttaacaaaaaaaaaaaaaaaaccttgaccgccttcagttggtccagaactctggcgcgaggctcctaactggagcaaacagaagagctcacatcactcctattctgatgtctgcactggttacctgttaactttagagttcattttagaatcctgactacaaCATTCAATGCTCTACACGGTCagactcctccctatattactgaactgttaaagccttatggtccagcctgagccctcaggtccacctgccagaaccttctagaagttcctaacccccaaattccactacctccgctccgctccggtccgcccccgccttccgcagctgctggcttccgaactcaattttttactggtacccgctctacaacggctccgctccggtgcggagacctgaggggggcaaacaagcatgcgcgggattttcgagatcttgcgatacagtccgagcaataaacgcggaagttagatccaaacacccgttgtgtgggagaagcatcggcatgagcggtttaatctgcccatcatttgtgttgagagatcagcagtgtttggatcaacaaagtgtgtctactttgatagtagaaactgtatttatggcttacttttgtgcatttaaacttcagccgccattgatagttgttaaaagttgttaaacctgtgcatatgaaacaaaaaacgtcttttgtttatcgattaattgtgaaaaacggaaattgtgcttgctccctttcctgttgggccgttgtgatttctgtccatttactgcggaggtgctccggcgtccggcaaaaataggatcgattctatttttgccggacgccggaacagagggcgccgcactgccggagcacggccgcagtagtggaattgctctgattgactacaacgggaccgattttgctccggcgttcgtgtcggagcggagcggaggtagtggaatttgggggtaaggccaGATATTAAAGTCAACGTGGTcggtccttccagactgttgcaccccggctTTGGaaggatcttcctttatccttatgtagcattggcagcctggacacttttaaaaaataactaaagacccttttatttaaaactgcttttacctaaatcttttgttttcttcttttaaactcatatttgtaatcatctttcatttgttctaTGATATTTTATTATCttaagactttattttttctgctgTCAGTCTAAAGTCACTAAATTCAAGATAACAATGGAAAAATCTATTTTAGAAATCCCcactttatttgactattttcaaaATAGCAAAAGCACCTTACATTGAGAAGTTTCTATTGTTGCTGCCAGCACATAAAGCAAGCTGGGGAAGTCTGACAGTAAATGAAGAAAACTGTTTATACTCAGAAGTACATAGAAAACAGATACTTAACCTAAGATTAGTAGTTTAATGTCAGACTTGGAGACTCTCCTCTGTGTCTTGAATTAATTATTCCTGCAGTTATTCTTGCCGTCCCAACTACTGTCCACATTCAGAAAAAAAATGTCATACattcttttaaaataaataaaaataacataaatATGTAAACATTGATAAGCATCAGTCATTTATTCATTGGGGCTACAATATAAGGGAAATTAACATTCTAGTTAATAGAGAAAATATTGATTGGGTTGAGTAGCATCTATTATTAGCATGGTCTATGATAAGTGGTCTCCTGTAACTGTCATGAGAGCTCTATTGCAGGTGTGCGGTACCGAGGAGCGGGCAGCTGATGATGGACTCACCATCAACCGGCCTGGGTACTTAAGGAGGAGTGAGACACCTTGTTGGATGATTATCCAACTTGGGTGTTACCTTCCTTCGGTGTTGCTAGCCAATCCTTGAGTTTTTCCATAGTTGCAAGTTAAGTCTCTTGCTGTTCTTCAATGTTTTTTTGATCACCTGTTTGTCTCTCGCCTTGCCTCCAGGATCCCTGCTTCCATCCATAACTCACAGATTCACTCCTGGATCACACCTCACTCCTCTTTCCTGACTGTCTcactctccaccgctcacctgtccCCTCCGTTGACCTAACCTTCCCAAGAAAACCTGCAGGAACTCTTCTATAAAATGGCCACCTCCAGACCTGAACTCTCCCTCACCCCTGGACTAGTGGGGCTCTCTACATAACAGTAAGCCTGAACCTATATTCACCCATCCTCTTCCCTTCAGCCAAATACTAATTCGTTTCGGTTATTAGATATTTCTGGATCAGCGCTCCCAATATCACCTCCTTTTATGGTGCTTCTTCAGTTTAAATACACTCAAAGGGAAGATTCAAAAATAACTAAACCCTTTCATTCAGTGTTAATAAAAACACTTTATTTCCATGGCGCAGTCATCCAGAACAATAAAGGATCCTTCAATATATTTAAGCTATCAAGCCTACATCAAGaactcaatcaaatcaatcaaaacaGAGCCTCTATCACAACAAGTCATTTTAAAGCACATTTCACACACCCCAGTCAAGATAAGGGCTTTTATGGTTTATTTATGTAGGCTGTTTGCCTTGGGTCCCCAAATATCTTGGaatggccctgggtgtgggactgatTTTTGCCgtcgatctgaattgtatcaaatatataaatattatatGCTTATAAATGGTTGTGTTTTACAGTTAAAAAggtttagtcgactaaaatacaTTCAAATTAAAACAAATTGGATGTCCAAATGTCACAAAAATTCTAAGAAATTTTAAACAAACTTAATTAAAATCTCTTGTCAAAATAAAACTGTGACAGTTtccttaaaaagaactgaaaataaataaataaataaataaataaaccagccAAGATTTCATAGATCTTTAATGATGAAAAATGTTGAGATTACAACACTGAACGCATTATTTGTTTTTGAAGGGTTGACATGTAATTTTAAGGGCCTAAGATATTCACTAGAAATACCCATCTTGTGTAACGGAATCCTACAAATCACAGAATAAATAAATATCATGCTTTTCCATTCATAAActgttaaaaaatatttaaaaaaaacaataacttaTTCCAACAAATTGCATTTTACCATTGTTATTGCAGACAATTCCCCCCAAGGTCATAATTTCACATTTTTGGTCAGATATAAAAGTAACTGTTGGAACAGTGTAAAgaacaaatacatttttttaacaattatGACTGTAAAAACACTTTGGTAGATATGTAAAAATAGGGAAAATGTCTATTTAAAATACCACAAAGAATACAAAAGTCAAAAACATAGTTTAACTGCTACAGTAAAAAGTAAACAAGTCATAAAATTTCTTATTTCTAATCAAAATGTACAGTTTGATATTCAACATGACAAATAGGACGATAAATTTCTCCAGACCATCATGATGCATCAGTCTttggacagcattgtgacaccttgatgCAAAAACAGaggtatttatttttttgggtaATGTCAAGCATCATGCTGGAGGACAGAAGAGACATAAAAGTGCATATTATTTAAATATGTATCTGCTTCTGATCCATGGCAAACAATGGACCTATTTCATCCCAAACAGGTGTTTGCTTGTAAGTTGTCCTTATTCAGATTCCTATGATTAGGAAGCACTCTTCCCACTCAGACAGGCTTCCTCTTATATGTAGCGGAGGCAAATTGCTATTCTTCATTCCTTGGAAGGTCATTAAACACAATCCAGCATGCCACAAAGATGTACCCACATATTCCTAGTACagtattgtaaagtatgaaagggATCAAAAGCATGTGGAGAGACAAAATCATGAAGTCTTTGGACTGGGTCACATTTACTTTGTTCACTTGCTGGTAacatataaaaacattaaaaaaatgattGGTAAAAATAACATGTATGCAACATAATGTCATATTCcagaaaaacagaaataaaagtcTCTGTTTTTGCACTAAAACAATAAGTCACAGCAGCAATACAAAGTCTCTCATTTGTGGTCACATGTTCATGTGGTCACCTGATCAGGTGGCAATGATGTCTACCAAAGACTTAGAGATTCTTCACCTTGTAAACAATGAGAAATTCAGCATTCATGTCATATGGGGATAAATACAAACATTCCGTATTTGTCGGTGTTCAATACATTACATTCAATAATAATGTAGACTGAATTAACTTTTTAAAGGCCATCCAGGTTTGCAAAAATACAACTTCAGCAAATATCTGTGGATCACATAGGGAGGTTTGGCACAAACTATTATAAATTCCTTAAAAGTTGCTCTCCAGAGTACAACTCAATGTGACGAATATGACAAGTGCTTCGTTTTCTTGGCAAAAGTAGAAAAGTAGGCCTTGCAAGTCAATGTCAGACCCACAGAAGGACCCATACATTTTCCTCTTTATAGTAAGATGGTCCTGCATTCATACCTTCTTACTGACAACTCCCTCTAGGTATGGAATACACCCTAGACAATCCCTGACCCTTTCTAACAGGTGCAGGTAATGGATGGCTCTTTGGATACATCCCATATGACATGAGTGCTACACAAGACAGAAAGCAGCTCTCCATTTTAAAGCTCTTTGTGCTTTGTAAACTGGTTCTATTGCCAAGACAGATGAAAACACTGAATAGGCACACTGATATGTTATCCTCAACACAACTTTATGAGTTGCACTGAGGAGAGGCAGAGTGTTTTTGTTCAACCTAGCAATTGTTTTATTCAGTTAAAGTGTCCAATGTGAAACGTTTCACCAGTTGTATAAGGCTGTTGCTTCTTTACTCAAGACTCAAGATTCAAATGCCTGACAGTAGAAACAAACTTGCAGTTGTGACTCACTTCTAAAGGAGAAATGTCCTTTATGAAGGTTGTACATCAATGACGCTCTGCGGGTAAAAATTTGTAGTGGTCAAGTTAAACCTCAATGGAGGAGGTTGAAAATCTGCAGTTTATTTGAGTTCAAATGTGAGTCGGAAGCACAGTGGATATGACGAGGTTAAGAGGTAGCTACTATCACAAAGCCTAGCACTGTTAGTGCCTACTGCAATGATGCATGCAATCTTGCTAGTTAGCCTACCCTAGCAGATTTCCAACCTAACATGTAAGATATCATGGACCTAGGTAATATAGGAAGGCCAACACCTACCTACATGGGCCCAGTCACTTGCATGTCTTTGCCCATTGTGGTTAAACTCAACCAATTTCACCACCAGAGCTTTTCTGTATATGAAAATCTTTGTAAACAGcaacattaaaaacacaaaacaaaacatggTTCAGTGGTAACCGGTGCATGGTCTCCTCAGGTCATACATCCAGAACCATGTCATAATGTGCCTCCTTTTTCCTTTTCCCACATTTGTTTATAAGGACAATATATAATGTCAGTAATATGACCCAATAACTGGCATAAACAATGGCTCCAATGATCAGAACAACCTGTTCATATTCAGGAAAAGGTTTTTTAGTCTGTTGGATTATTGTGTATATGATCCCAATGAAGAGGATGGTGAACCAGATTGTTATTGGAATCAGACCAATAAAGTTCACCACCACCGTTTTCCTCCCCGAGGTTCCCCAGCCAGATTTGTTGATAGTGGCAATTGCAAACATTTTGGCTGGCAACAGGCTTGACATATACAGTACTGAATAGAACGACATGAACACCATGACAATGTTGCCTCTTAGGCAGCTGGCGAATGATGATTTAATCAGGGCTACTGCTTGCACAAtgagtaaaaacaacaaaatattccACAGTCTTCCTTGGTAGAAGAGTTGAATTGCTGTTGCAATGAGAAAAAACGGGAAGAAGCCAGTGATCACAGCCTCATAAGTCATCCATAGATGATGCTTGTGGAACCACATCGAGTTGTAAAGCCATTCTCTAAAATACGATTTACTCCATCGAGTCTGTTGATTGAGCCACCTCAGATATGTAATGGGTGTCTCTGTAAGGCACTTGGACCGTGCAGTGTATTTTGTTGAATACCCCAGACTGAGAACTCTGTTCGTAAGATGACGGTCATCCCCAAAACTACAGTGGGATCCCATAAAGGTCTGATGGTACCAGTCTTCAAGAAACTCATGTAGGAGGGCATTCCGGTACATTCCTAAAGGCCCGCTGATGCACTGAACACAGCCGAAGTAGGACTGGCAAGCCCGCTCAATGTTGAATGCCATCCAGTAGCGAACACTGCTCAAGAAGGAGATCCATGACTCGTATTTGTTCAGGATCTACAGAAAGATTTGtaacaaacataaacatgttcAGTTTTAAAACAGGCAAACAATAagtttgtttaatgtaaagtACTTTGGTTCTCAATGTGTCAAAACACGAAATGTACTTTTATTCATGTACCTGTACATCTCCTCCAACACCTCCCACCATTGGGTCCTCCTCCAAAACCTTCACCATTTCCACTGACGATGCTGGGTCCAGCATGGTGTCGGAATCACACACCTGAGGGGAAATACGTACTTTAACACTATCTTGTAGTAGCAGTAGGGTTCTAGGGATCTACACACATTTAAGTCAGGAAACAGCAATTATCCTGCTGAGTAGTTATGTTCAACCAGATTGGAACAGTTGTaataaatgttgtgtgtgtgtgtgtgtgcgtgcgtgtgtgtgtgcgcgtgcgtgtgtgtgtgtgtgtgtgtgtgtgtgtgtgtgtgtgtgtgtgtgtgtgtgtgtgtgtgtgtgtgcgtgtgcgtgtgcgtgtgtgtgtgtgtgtgtgtgtgtgtgtgagtgtgtgtgtgtgtgtgtgtgtgtgtgtgtgtgtgtgtgtgtgtgtgtgtgtgtgtgtgtgtgtgtgtgagtgtgtgtgtgtgtgtgtgtgtgcgtgtctgtccccTCTGTCGTCTCAAAGTGAGTGGTGGCAGATGGCCATTCCTATTgtgccaggttctgttggaggtttcttcctgttaaaagggagttttcctctctactttcactacatgcttgcttagtatgagtatCTCTttatattggaatgtttactttgtgaagtgccttgagacgacttttgtTGTAATTTGGCACTTTTTGAATAAACTAAACTGAATTGAAGTAAAGTGAACATGTTAGACATGACATACACACCGTCTTACATAATATAAACTGTATGGTCTGTATTTAATCCCCCACAACAATCATTACCTGCTTTTATCTTTACTTGCCACCCACTATCTCACTGATGCTTTCCTCGTTTTCTTCTATAAAAGGTAACTGCGCTGAAAACAAAGGTGGTGCCAAATACCCATCAACAAAGGAATCTGTTCTACACAGAGTCAGATTAGTACAAAAGTTCAAGGCTTTTTCTCTAATCCCAAAATGCTGTAGAGCACTGGCATGACTTCTGGCAGTGCTGCAATCAGGCCTTTGAATTAGCTGTTAACAAGTGGTGTCTGGCAGACAGAAGCCCACTGCAGGTGTTGGAGCTGCAAAGCCTCAAATACAGATTTTTCCTATTGAAGATTTGCTGGAGTTCTGATTTTGTTACTCTAGAGGAGTTGCTGCTTTATGATATATGATAACAACTCTTGCATGAATGACACGTACGGCAAGTATGGCTAAAGTTTAGCCACTGTGTTGTCATCCATAGACTTCTTTTACACAACTTTAGCTGACTGGAAGTAAATCCATGGATGCTTACATGTTATAAATACACACAGTAGCATTAGAAAATAAATGATCTAAGCtgttcttttatttttgtgtCAGGAAAAAGCCCAGCTGGTTTGCATGCAGAGGCAAGACATTAAACTATtgcaaccagccactagggggcactcATCTTGCTTTCGTATCATCTTCTGTATTTTGTTCTGGTGTCCTGTTTACCAAACATGTAATCTATGATAATGCAGCGTTCCCAAACATTTCTTTGTTAGAGAGCAATACATACACAGCTTTTGTTGAACATGGTTTCTAGGTCTAACTTTGTCTATCATTCACAGAGGTGATGTAACCCTCAGCCTTGTGAAACTGATATGTTATTACACTTAGACatcagctactgctgcccttttTCACGCCTCACTTCACATCACGATGCGCCCAGCCACCGTCTGCCAAAGCGCAACACAAAAGACTCTTTGTGGACCCTGTGTTTGGCTTTGCACTGCCCCCTCTTCTTTTCTCCAACCacatctctttttgctccctattCCTCTGTGCTTGATGCATGCTTCTTGTGACAACATGCCACGCAAACTAACTTACActgtttcttttcttcatttatcaACTGTATGTATGATCTATAGGTATGAATCTTACCTGAACGTAGTCCACACTCCTCCCCAGTGCTTTGAAGGCTGTATACATGACCTCTCTCTTCCCTCCCCAC from Nothobranchius furzeri strain GRZ-AD chromosome 5, NfurGRZ-RIMD1, whole genome shotgun sequence encodes:
- the has2 gene encoding hyaluronan synthase 2 isoform X1, whose translation is MRFHCSHMKCHKVLTCLRIFGTTMFGVSLLVGISTAYIMGYQFFTTAHNHLSFGLYGAILVIHLIIQSLFALLEHRNMRRSVETPIKLNKSLALCIAAYQEDPNYLRKCLVSVKRLTYPGIKVIMVIDGNTDDDMYMMEIFKEVMGWDKSATYVWRSNYHNKGPGETHESYAESLQQVSRLVLNNKCVCIMQKWGGKREVMYTAFKALGRSVDYVQVCDSDTMLDPASSVEMVKVLEEDPMVGGVGGDVQILNKYESWISFLSSVRYWMAFNIERACQSYFGCVQCISGPLGMYRNALLHEFLEDWYHQTFMGSHCSFGDDRHLTNRVLSLGYSTKYTARSKCLTETPITYLRWLNQQTRWSKSYFREWLYNSMWFHKHHLWMTYEAVITGFFPFFLIATAIQLFYQGRLWNILLFLLIVQAVALIKSSFASCLRGNIVMVFMSFYSVLYMSSLLPAKMFAIATINKSGWGTSGRKTVVVNFIGLIPITIWFTILFIGIIYTIIQQTKKPFPEYEQVVLIIGAIVYASYWVILLTLYIVLINKCGKRKKEAHYDMVLDV
- the has2 gene encoding hyaluronan synthase 2 isoform X2, with the protein product MKCHKVLTCLRIFGTTMFGVSLLVGISTAYIMGYQFFTTAHNHLSFGLYGAILVIHLIIQSLFALLEHRNMRRSVETPIKLNKSLALCIAAYQEDPNYLRKCLVSVKRLTYPGIKVIMVIDGNTDDDMYMMEIFKEVMGWDKSATYVWRSNYHNKGPGETHESYAESLQQVSRLVLNNKCVCIMQKWGGKREVMYTAFKALGRSVDYVQVCDSDTMLDPASSVEMVKVLEEDPMVGGVGGDVQILNKYESWISFLSSVRYWMAFNIERACQSYFGCVQCISGPLGMYRNALLHEFLEDWYHQTFMGSHCSFGDDRHLTNRVLSLGYSTKYTARSKCLTETPITYLRWLNQQTRWSKSYFREWLYNSMWFHKHHLWMTYEAVITGFFPFFLIATAIQLFYQGRLWNILLFLLIVQAVALIKSSFASCLRGNIVMVFMSFYSVLYMSSLLPAKMFAIATINKSGWGTSGRKTVVVNFIGLIPITIWFTILFIGIIYTIIQQTKKPFPEYEQVVLIIGAIVYASYWVILLTLYIVLINKCGKRKKEAHYDMVLDV